A section of the Serratia liquefaciens ATCC 27592 genome encodes:
- the tyrS gene encoding tyrosine--tRNA ligase produces MASSNLIKQLQERGLVAQVTDEEALAERLAQGPIALYCGFDPTADSLHLGHLVPLLCLKRFQLAGHKPVALVGGATGLIGDPSFKAAERKLNTTDTVNEWVEKIRKQVSPFLDFDCGNNSAVAANNYDWFGGMNVLTFLRDIGKHFSVNQMINKEAVKQRLNRDDSGISFTEFSYNLLQGFDFAELYNRHQVELQIGGSDQWGNITSGIDLTRRMHQQQVFGLTVPLITKADGTKFGKTEGGAVWLAPEKTSPYKFYQFWINTADADVYRFLKFFTFMDLAEINALEEEDKNSGKAPRAQYVLAEEVTGMVHGAEGLAAAKRITQSLFSGALHDMTEADFAQLAQDGMPTIKLDGDADLQQALVNAELVPSRGQARTMIGSNAVTINGEKQSNAEYTFSDADRLFGRYTLLRRGKKHYCLVDWQ; encoded by the coding sequence ATGGCAAGCAGCAACTTGATTAAACAACTGCAAGAGCGGGGCCTCGTTGCCCAGGTTACGGATGAGGAAGCGTTAGCAGAGCGACTGGCGCAAGGGCCAATTGCACTGTATTGCGGTTTCGATCCGACCGCTGACAGCTTGCATTTGGGCCATCTGGTTCCTCTGTTGTGCCTGAAGCGTTTCCAGCTTGCCGGCCACAAACCGGTCGCGCTGGTGGGGGGCGCCACGGGGCTTATCGGCGATCCGAGCTTCAAAGCGGCTGAACGTAAGCTGAACACCACCGATACCGTGAACGAGTGGGTAGAAAAAATCCGCAAACAGGTTTCTCCGTTCCTGGATTTCGACTGTGGCAACAACAGCGCGGTAGCAGCCAACAACTACGACTGGTTCGGCGGCATGAACGTGCTGACCTTCCTGCGTGATATCGGCAAACACTTCTCCGTCAACCAGATGATCAACAAGGAAGCGGTGAAGCAGCGTTTGAACCGTGACGATTCCGGTATCTCGTTCACCGAGTTCTCCTACAATCTGCTGCAGGGCTTCGACTTCGCCGAGCTCTACAACCGTCACCAGGTTGAGCTGCAGATCGGCGGCTCCGACCAGTGGGGCAACATCACCTCAGGTATCGATCTGACCCGCCGCATGCATCAGCAGCAGGTGTTCGGCCTGACCGTGCCTTTGATCACCAAAGCCGACGGCACCAAATTCGGCAAGACCGAAGGTGGCGCAGTCTGGTTGGCACCTGAAAAAACCAGCCCGTACAAGTTCTACCAATTCTGGATCAACACCGCCGACGCCGACGTGTACCGCTTCCTGAAGTTCTTCACCTTTATGGATCTGGCCGAAATCAACGCGCTGGAAGAAGAAGACAAGAACAGCGGCAAGGCACCGCGTGCCCAGTATGTGTTGGCAGAAGAAGTGACCGGCATGGTGCATGGTGCGGAAGGCTTGGCTGCGGCCAAACGTATCACCCAGAGCCTGTTCTCCGGTGCACTGCACGACATGACTGAAGCTGACTTCGCTCAGTTGGCGCAGGACGGTATGCCGACCATCAAGCTCGATGGCGACGCCGATCTGCAACAGGCGCTGGTGAATGCCGAGCTGGTACCTTCACGCGGCCAGGCTCGCACCATGATTGGCTCCAATGCAGTGACCATCAACGGTGAGAAGCAGTCTAACGCCGAATACACCTTCAGCGACGCCGATCGCCTGTTCGGTCGTTATACGCTGCTGCGTCGCGGCAAAAAACATTACTGCCTGGTAGATTGGCAGTAA
- the pdxY gene encoding pyridoxal kinase PdxY, whose amino-acid sequence MKNILSIQSHVVFGHAGNSAAEFPMRRMGVNVWSLNTVQFSNHTQYGKWTGCVMPASHLTEIAQGIADIDQLKHCDAVLSGYIGSPEQGSHILEIVRQVKQANPHAWYFCDPVMGHPEKGCIVAPGVAEFHCQQALPCSDMIAPNLLELELLSQRTVANVDQAVSAARELIAKGPKVVLVKHLSRAGYHPDCFEMLLVTADEAWHISRPLVDFGSRQPVGVGDLTSGLLLVNLLKGKALDKALEHVTAAVYEVMLTTQAMGQYELQVVAAQDRIVQPDCDFKAVKL is encoded by the coding sequence ATGAAAAACATTCTTTCTATTCAGTCTCATGTGGTGTTTGGCCACGCGGGCAACAGTGCGGCAGAATTTCCGATGCGCCGCATGGGCGTTAACGTCTGGTCGTTGAACACCGTCCAGTTCTCCAATCACACCCAGTATGGCAAGTGGACCGGTTGCGTGATGCCGGCCAGCCACCTGACGGAAATTGCCCAGGGTATTGCGGATATCGATCAACTCAAGCATTGCGATGCCGTGCTGAGCGGTTATATCGGTTCGCCGGAGCAGGGTAGCCATATTCTTGAGATCGTGCGTCAGGTCAAACAGGCCAATCCGCACGCCTGGTATTTTTGCGATCCGGTCATGGGTCACCCTGAAAAAGGCTGCATCGTGGCACCGGGTGTGGCGGAGTTTCATTGTCAGCAGGCATTGCCGTGCAGCGACATGATTGCGCCAAACCTGCTGGAGCTGGAGTTGTTGAGTCAGCGCACCGTCGCGAATGTTGATCAAGCGGTAAGCGCTGCGCGTGAGCTAATTGCCAAGGGGCCGAAAGTGGTGCTGGTCAAGCACCTGAGCCGCGCCGGTTACCATCCGGACTGTTTCGAAATGCTGTTGGTTACGGCGGATGAAGCCTGGCACATCAGTCGTCCGCTGGTGGATTTTGGCAGCCGCCAACCGGTAGGCGTGGGCGATCTGACCAGCGGCCTGTTGCTGGTTAATCTGCTTAAGGGTAAGGCGCTTGATAAGGCGCTGGAGCACGTGACGGCGGCGGTTTATGAAGTGATGCTGACAACTCAGGCAATGGGACAGTACGAACTACAGGTGGTGGCGGCTCAGGATCGTATCGTGCAGCCAGACTGTGATTTTAAAGCGGTAAAGCTGTAA